A stretch of Paenibacillus mucilaginosus 3016 DNA encodes these proteins:
- a CDS encoding LacI family DNA-binding transcriptional regulator, which yields MVAKIKDVASLAGVSTATVSHVINNTRYVSDEVKKKVNDAMQELNYLPNPAARSLRRQRSNIIGLIVPIKNNDSTQQYFMSIASGIESVLKKHGYHLLLSNSMENAEEELERIKVFNSQHIEGLIIAPTSRLGEGLEQSPFGSYPVVYIDRKPPRFESDCVVVDGFSSSCAGVKLLIDRGHKRIGFLSGGLEISSTRSRFEAYEQALRDHGLPFDEALIRKSYDTSWKAGCQLTAELVERQGITALFAANNTLCLGATSYLRERNIRIPEDFGLLCYDDYEWTEVMTPSLTVIRQPTFGIGEKAAELLLQRISSPKKKSQEYLLPGELIRRGSI from the coding sequence ATGGTCGCGAAAATCAAAGATGTTGCCAGTCTTGCCGGGGTGTCCACCGCAACGGTGTCCCATGTCATTAACAATACGAGATACGTCTCCGATGAAGTCAAGAAAAAAGTAAACGATGCCATGCAGGAACTGAACTACCTGCCGAACCCTGCGGCACGTTCCCTGCGCCGCCAGAGATCGAATATTATCGGCCTCATCGTGCCGATTAAGAATAACGATTCCACCCAGCAGTACTTCATGTCGATTGCAAGCGGAATCGAAAGCGTTCTGAAAAAACACGGGTATCATCTGTTGCTGAGCAACTCCATGGAAAACGCCGAAGAGGAGCTCGAGCGGATCAAGGTATTCAACTCCCAGCATATCGAGGGGCTGATCATCGCGCCTACGTCCAGACTCGGCGAGGGATTGGAGCAGTCTCCGTTCGGCAGTTACCCCGTCGTTTATATTGACCGCAAGCCTCCGCGGTTTGAAAGTGACTGCGTTGTCGTCGACGGCTTCAGCAGCAGCTGTGCGGGGGTGAAGCTTCTGATCGACCGGGGGCACAAGCGGATCGGATTTCTGTCGGGGGGGCTGGAGATCTCCTCGACCCGCTCGCGGTTCGAGGCTTATGAGCAGGCGCTGCGGGACCACGGGCTGCCGTTCGACGAGGCGTTGATACGCAAATCGTACGATACCTCGTGGAAGGCGGGCTGCCAGCTGACGGCAGAGCTGGTCGAGCGGCAGGGGATCACCGCGCTGTTCGCCGCGAACAATACGCTGTGCCTCGGGGCGACTAGCTATCTGAGAGAGCGGAACATCCGTATCCCGGAGGACTTCGGGCTGCTGTGTTATGACGATTATGAGTGGACGGAGGTCATGACGCCGTCGCTCACGGTGATCCGGCAGCCGACCTTCGGGATCGGGGAGAAGGCGGCCGAGCTGCTGCTGCAGCGCATTTCTTCGCCGAAGAAGAAATCGCAGGAATACCTGCTGCCCGGCGAGCTGATTCGAAGGGGCTCGATCTAG
- a CDS encoding LacI family DNA-binding transcriptional regulator encodes MNKEKITIQHIADSLGLSRNTVSKALNGSETIPAETRSRVIKRAIELKYKQFALIEPEEASSKAPGNIALFTANMPHNTHFGTSLLSGLEKMISAEGFNLSIHIVRETELEALTLPVNFDKTKVDGIVCIELFDKDYTEFIQSLQIPTICIDAPSDLLGPDLGADVLLMENEQSTFRLTRTLIDSGHTRLGFVGDIRHCRSFHERWTGFTRALSAAGLPQDPSLSITEADRLISNLSWLEERISLLDALPTVFVCANDFIAINVIRILKQKQVRIPEDIAVTGFDDSPESQIVEPQLTTVHIYRDEMGLQAAEMLLSRIRNPHKPPQVTHVQTKPVYRSSTGIPASR; translated from the coding sequence ATGAACAAAGAAAAAATCACGATTCAACATATAGCCGACTCGCTGGGGTTATCCAGAAACACCGTCTCCAAAGCGCTGAACGGCAGCGAAACCATCCCGGCCGAGACCCGAAGCAGGGTGATCAAGAGAGCCATCGAGCTCAAGTACAAGCAGTTCGCCCTGATCGAACCGGAAGAAGCTTCCTCCAAGGCCCCGGGCAACATTGCGCTCTTCACCGCCAACATGCCGCATAACACCCACTTCGGCACCTCGCTGCTGAGCGGATTGGAGAAGATGATCAGCGCGGAAGGGTTCAATTTATCCATCCATATCGTTCGGGAGACCGAACTCGAGGCCTTGACGCTTCCTGTTAATTTCGATAAGACAAAGGTGGACGGTATCGTATGTATCGAGCTGTTCGACAAGGACTATACCGAGTTTATTCAGTCGCTTCAGATCCCGACCATCTGTATCGACGCGCCATCCGACCTCCTGGGTCCAGACCTCGGGGCCGATGTGCTCTTGATGGAGAATGAACAGAGCACCTTCCGTCTGACCCGAACGCTGATCGACAGCGGCCATACCCGCCTCGGATTTGTCGGCGATATCCGCCACTGCCGGAGCTTCCATGAACGCTGGACCGGATTCACAAGGGCGCTGAGCGCCGCCGGTCTGCCGCAGGATCCTTCGCTGTCCATTACGGAAGCGGACCGTCTGATCTCAAACCTCTCCTGGCTGGAGGAGAGAATCAGCCTGCTGGACGCCCTTCCTACCGTCTTCGTCTGCGCGAACGATTTTATCGCCATCAATGTCATACGGATCTTAAAGCAAAAACAGGTGCGCATACCTGAGGATATTGCGGTCACCGGCTTTGACGATTCTCCTGAATCCCAAATCGTCGAGCCCCAGCTGACCACCGTCCATATTTACCGCGACGAAATGGGCCTCCAGGCGGCAGAGATGCTGCTGTCCCGGATCCGCAATCCGCACAAGCCTCCCCAGGTCACGCACGTGCAGACCAAGCCGGTTTACCGCAGCTCCACAGGGATACCCGCATCCCGGTAA